The DNA window CTACCCACTGTCACCCACTATCACATACGGCTAGACTACTGCCGTACGAACAAGCTGAGAGTGAGACACGGCATACAAGGGCCCTGTTCAGCTAAGAGGCCCGTCCCATCCCCGCTTGGTTGCATTGGCGATCGTAACTTACAACTGCCGTAATGAGAGATTGTGTGAGAGATGGAATAACATGACCTGAATCAGCTCAATTAGACATACGAGCTTTTGTTTTCtatacatatatatatactacttcTCTATCCTACTCTCACCTCATCGGAATATCCAGCACAGCACATCACAGCATCAATTACTTCATCCTTCACAATGCGCTTCTTCCAAACTCTTTCGCTTTCAGCGCTTCTCACCCTCGGCAATGCTGCTGCCATTGCCAAAGACTCAAAAGTCCCAGAGCTACCCAAGACCGACTACGATGCCGTCGTCATTGGTGGTGGTCCCGCTGGTCTGTCTGCATTGAGTGGTCTTGCTCGTGTACGCAGAAAtgtcctccttcttgacaaTGGACTGTACCGAAATGGACCTACTCGACACATGCACGATGTTATCGGCTTTGACGGTGAGTAACATGCACAATCTCAATAAGATCCAAACTAACAAGACAGGCGTTCAACCTGCATACTACCGCTATGAGGCAAGAAGATTGCTCTCCTACTACGACACTGTCAAGATGGAGAATGCCACCGTCACAGACATCAAGAGCCAAAAGGGCGACTACACTTCCTTTTCCCTCTCAGTTGACTACCCCGGTCAGCCCACCAAGAAAATCACAGCCCGCAAGGTTGTTCTCGCAACTGGTATCAAGGACCTTCTCCCTGACACACCCGGTATTGCTGAGAACTGGGGCAAGGGCATCTTTTGGTGTCCCTGGTGTGACGGTCACGAGCACGCAGACCAGCCCCTCGGTCTCATCGCACCTCTGAACAAGGTCGCCGGCCTTGTTAGAGAGATGGCCACACTCAACTCTAACGTGTACGCCTTTGTCAACGGAACCGACAACAAGACTACACAAGCCCTCGCAGACCAGGATCTTCCTCAGTGGAGGGAGTACCTGAAGCTGCACAACGTTACAGTTGACAACAGAACCATCTCAGAGGTCAAGCGTCTCAAGAACGGTGACACACACGACGCTGACCCCAGCCTTCCTTCTGTTCCCGAGTTTGATCTTTTCAGCGTTGAGTTCACAGAGGGTAAGCCCGTTGAGCGCGCCGCGTTCTTGACAAGCTTCCCTGATGAGCAACGCTCCGACGTCGGAGAGAAGGCTGGTGTTACACTCTACGGTGGACGACTTCAAGCCAACGGTAGTGCTGGTTTGATCACCAACGTCCCTGGTATCTACGCCATTGGTGATGCCAACACTGACAACACTACTAATGTTCCCCATGCCCTCTTCAGTGGTAAGAGGGCTGCTGTCTTTTTGCATGGTAGGTTTTCATGACCCATTTGAGCGAATATTATACTAATTGTTCCAGTCCAACTTGAGAGAGAGACACAGGCTGTTGAGCTCGCTGGATTGCCCAAGCGAGAGGCTGAACTCCAGGAGCGGGATCTGTGGGAGATCATGAACGAAAAGCGTGGTGAGATGCTCTACGCTGGTGAATTTGATCAATAGACTTGACAAAAGCCGAGAAAAAGAGAAGCCTATGCTGGGGATATTAATATTGGAGTATGGATACTTAATTATGGTACATAAAGCATTATGAGTTACGGACTTGTTATCGACGATAATACATGTTTTGAAGAATATCTTctggaaaggaaaaagttGGACAGAAATCTGTGATACTTGTGAATGTACTATCGTGAACCGGCCTTCTCAAAAACTCGCTGTGCAGTACCCATGTTTCACCATAACCTCTTGTAGGATGCGTGTACTCTATATatagaggaggaagaggttTAGGTATACCCTTTGTTTCTGTCCTATCTTGGACTACTCAACTTTGAAGCTTCAAACTTATATCATCAAGACTTGTCAGCATCCCACTGTTTCAGCATTCCGTCGAGCTGTTCATGTCTCTTGAAAGCCTCCTCAAACGAAACCAATCCCTTCTCTTCACCGTTAGCAAATTGTTCATAAATCGCTGCAATACTCCTCCCGATAATCGGAATATCATTTTCTTCCTGCCATTCTTGCCACTTCCACTCAACTTCCTCGACTGTGTCTGTCTCAAAATCGTGAATTTCGATGGTGACAGGTTTGGAATACCCTCCTGCATTTAGAGCAGTACCTCCAAAGCTTCGGAGTCTGATCTCGCCTTTTTCGccgttgatggtgatgacCAGAGGCGGTTCACCAGGGAAAGGTTGGCCACGGCGGAAGCGAATGGATACAGCGGCGTCTTTCTGGACGGTTTGGGATTCTTGAAGGGTTCCTGCGGCGAAGGTGATATCTGGGACATCACTTGTAACTCTGTCGATAATCTCGTTGGTTGTAGCATCACGAATTCGGACGTTGGGTCTCTGCGAGTGAAGACGGCTTTTAATATTTGTGACGTCCCCGAGAATGGACTGGAACGAATCGAATACTAAAACTATTAGCTCAGGTCATATTGTCATCCGAAAAATAGCTTACTGTGTGCCAACCCGATGGTAAAGTCATTCCCACCAATAGAACGCTGAGTAAAGTACTGCAATGTCGAAGGCAAAATCTCTCTGTCGTTCGTTCCACCAGAAGCATGAAGCTCACTGCTAAGAACCTTTCCAATGCGTCCCTCGCTCAGTAGCCCCCGGATCTTGACAACAGGTGGTGACAACCGGCCCTGAAGGCCAACAAGAGTCTTGACGTTGGTCTCCTTGGCCGCATCTACAAGTTCCTTCGCATGCTCAACATCCTGTGCCAAAGGCCACTCGACGAAAACCGTCTTTCCAGCTTTTACGTTAGGGAGAGCGTTTGAGTGATGAACGTCGACTCGTGTGGCTACGACCACGAGATCGACGTCTTTGTCTGCTGCAAGGTCTTCGGATGTACCGTAAGCTTTTGTGTCGGAAGGGAGATTGTAGTGTGCGATTGCATTCTGGGCCGCTTCAACGCTACTATTTTGAAGAGCGACGATTTGGTATTTTGAACGGCCGAGGGGAGAGAGGAGGTAAGGGAGATGCGCTCTTGAGGCCCAGCTTGTCTTTGCGGAAGATGAGAGGCCGACGATAGCGGTACGAATGGGAGCCATAATGATGTTTCACTTGATGTGTTTCTTTTGATTAACTGATGATATTGTTTCTCACTTGTAAGTCATGCTCGTAGTtggctattatatatagtccAAGAGTGGTGATAGAATGCTGTTATGGTGCAATCGTGATTTCTAATCATGGATTTGTAAGTTAACGTCTAGTGAGATTGTGATGTAATCGCAGAATCCTCAGCCTATCGTTGTGTATGTGTTGAGATTTTGGTAACTTGTAAGCATTTTATCCAAAAGTAGAAAATAGTAATTACCGTATTTGGCTTGTGGTGTTGAAGTTGGTAAGAAATATCGGCCAAATGCCAAGAAATCGGGAGTTTCAGGATTGACCAACGTTGTCAGGTCTTTTGATAATCCGTTTACCTATTGCCTCTCAACGTTATTGAGTCCGGTGGTACTCAGTTTTAATGCTTTGCATTCGATTGAATTTTGGTGATATCTTCCAAGCCTTCTACGTCTCCCTTCAAATCGTGGAATTGAAGTGTGGGTAGAGGTAGTAAATACACGTCAAACTATCTAGTTAGTGTCTCGAAACATACGTCTTTTTGTACAGATATAATCCGAAGGCTACGAAAGCGTATATATACTCCGGATATCGGAACCGCTATAGAAAAGTCCAATGCAACACCAATTTTTCGTGTCGTTGTTCTCTCATTCCAAATCGAAGTGAAAACAACGTAAAGAGATTTCGGCCTTTGATTAGAATACGGCAGTTGTATTTCTGTTTCCTTCAAGGTCTAACAAGATCATCCGTCCTTATGAGTTATGTCTCCGAGACATTATGCAGTCATGGTTACATCGACTGAGATGGCATTGACCGACCATAACCGAT is part of the Fusarium poae strain DAOMC 252244 chromosome 4, whole genome shotgun sequence genome and encodes:
- a CDS encoding hypothetical protein (SECRETED:SignalP(1-18)), translated to MRFFQTLSLSALLTLGNAAAIAKDSKVPELPKTDYDAVVIGGGPAGLSALSGLARVRRNVLLLDNGLYRNGPTRHMHDVIGFDGVQPAYYRYEARRLLSYYDTVKMENATVTDIKSQKGDYTSFSLSVDYPGQPTKKITARKVVLATGIKDLLPDTPGIAENWGKGIFWCPWCDGHEHADQPLGLIAPLNKVAGLVREMATLNSNVYAFVNGTDNKTTQALADQDLPQWREYLKLHNVTVDNRTISEVKRLKNGDTHDADPSLPSVPEFDLFSVEFTEGKPVERAAFLTSFPDEQRSDVGEKAGVTLYGGRLQANGSAGLITNVPGIYAIGDANTDNTTNVPHALFSGKRAAVFLHVQLERETQAVELAGLPKREAELQERDLWEIMNEKRGEMLYAGEFDQ